The following are encoded in a window of Ignavibacteriales bacterium genomic DNA:
- a CDS encoding ABC transporter substrate-binding protein, whose protein sequence is MFFILGFLVLIPLAISCPQNKELKKITFLPSWVPQAQFAGYYMAKEKKIYEKYGLDVTIMAGGYTHNVITSLKSGEIDFGILFLYTGVMERAQGMKLVNIGQIFQRSSIMFVAKKKSGINTLNDFNGRKIGVWRTVATELTSGFLKKHNIHAEIVPFNNAINVFLTGAVDVTVMMHYNEYKRLINSGINPDEVNVFPFYDYGMNYPEDGIYCMETTFQRDPELCRKFVDASIEGWTYALANTDETLDVIQKYKERANVSADISHSRWMLNDMKDMIHSSNKNVKEGNLLKSDFDNLTNFLNENKSITTKPLYDDFYKR, encoded by the coding sequence ATGTTCTTCATCTTGGGTTTCTTAGTTCTCATCCCGTTAGCTATAAGCTGCCCGCAGAATAAGGAGTTAAAAAAAATAACATTTCTTCCATCGTGGGTTCCTCAGGCGCAATTCGCGGGTTATTATATGGCAAAGGAAAAAAAAATATATGAAAAATACGGACTTGATGTAACCATCATGGCCGGCGGATATACACATAATGTGATCACATCGTTGAAAAGCGGTGAAATTGATTTTGGAATACTGTTTCTGTATACCGGAGTTATGGAACGTGCTCAAGGAATGAAATTGGTAAACATCGGCCAGATATTTCAGCGAAGCAGTATTATGTTTGTTGCCAAGAAAAAATCGGGCATAAATACCTTAAATGATTTTAATGGAAGAAAGATTGGAGTATGGAGAACTGTCGCTACAGAATTGACGTCCGGATTTTTAAAGAAGCATAATATCCATGCCGAAATCGTGCCATTTAATAATGCAATTAATGTCTTTCTCACAGGCGCCGTTGATGTAACTGTCATGATGCATTATAATGAGTACAAACGCCTGATAAATTCTGGAATAAATCCCGATGAAGTTAATGTATTTCCTTTCTATGATTACGGAATGAATTATCCTGAGGATGGAATATACTGCATGGAAACCACCTTTCAGAGAGATCCTGAGTTATGCAGAAAATTCGTTGATGCATCTATCGAAGGGTGGACGTATGCTCTGGCTAATACAGATGAAACACTTGACGTGATTCAGAAATATAAAGAACGTGCAAATGTATCTGCCGACATATCGCATTCTCGCTGGATGTTAAATGATATGAAAGATATGATTCATTCATCAAACAAAAATGTAAAAGAGGGAAATCTTTTAAAATCAGATTTTGATAACCTTACGAATTTTCTTAATGAGAATAAATCTATAACGACTAAACCGCTTTACGATGATTTCTATAAAAGATAA
- a CDS encoding prohibitin family protein, giving the protein MKEKLVSAYAWIKNTIKRVWHKHWLKITIATLIAILLFVFFWKDMVISIYSGELGLRWSRFSGTKLDKIYDEGIHVIWPWDKMYIYSTRLQTQNDTMNILTAEGLTVRVEFSYRFYALKDSIPTIHKKLGPTYADTFVKNEVEAASMAIIGNFTPQQLYQMSTLMIQSTIKYYLGKQLLEENVVMDDYLLRKLSLPELVSSAIERKMVAQQLVEEFNYKLITEEKEKRRKIIEAEGIRQFEETSKIPILKWKGLEVTSEFAKSNNAKIIIMGNGKNDLPLLLNTDEKK; this is encoded by the coding sequence ATGAAAGAAAAATTAGTAAGCGCATACGCTTGGATAAAGAATACCATAAAGAGAGTATGGCATAAACACTGGCTGAAGATCACTATAGCCACACTTATTGCAATTCTTCTGTTTGTCTTTTTTTGGAAGGATATGGTTATCTCCATTTATTCAGGTGAACTGGGATTACGATGGTCAAGGTTCAGTGGTACGAAGCTTGATAAGATATATGACGAAGGAATTCATGTTATCTGGCCTTGGGATAAAATGTATATCTATTCGACACGATTGCAAACCCAAAATGATACGATGAACATCCTCACAGCAGAAGGTCTGACTGTGAGAGTAGAATTTTCCTACCGTTTCTATGCTCTCAAAGACTCGATCCCGACTATACATAAGAAGCTTGGTCCAACCTATGCGGACACATTCGTAAAAAATGAAGTCGAAGCAGCATCGATGGCCATCATCGGAAACTTCACACCTCAACAACTATATCAAATGTCGACTCTCATGATTCAATCAACAATTAAATATTACCTCGGCAAGCAATTGCTTGAGGAAAATGTTGTTATGGATGATTATCTGCTCAGGAAATTATCGTTGCCAGAGCTTGTTTCCAGCGCAATAGAAAGAAAAATGGTCGCACAACAGTTGGTGGAAGAATTCAACTATAAACTCATAACCGAAGAAAAAGAAAAGCGGCGAAAAATTATCGAGGCTGAAGGCATACGGCAATTTGAGGAAACATCAAAAATCCCTATCCTGAAATGGAAAGGATTGGAGGTAACCTCCGAATTTGCAAAGTCGAATAACGCCAAAATCATAATAATGGGTAATGGTAAGAATGATCTGCCGTTACTATTAAATACCGATGAAAAAAAATAA
- a CDS encoding cyclic peptide export ABC transporter, with protein MNVIDFVKKESSKPLRPILVMATIAGISNAMVLTIINAASKKISADEESTRQLIMFIVVIILYVIAQKYNMTNGIAFIEDIIHNIRTRLADKVRRADLLKLEQIGAAEIYNRLTKESNVISDFALPIVSTIQSAVMLIVVLFYILTLSPIAFFIVVIFCTIAISIYLVRAKRVGPLLVETNKTEIGFFKALTDILEGMKEVKLRTSRSNALAAFIKKISEEVKNLKTLIGGKYAENIIFPQTSFMILLGAIVFVLPRFSESYRDVVSDITVAILFIIGPVYNLVGLMPLLDKVRMAIGYIYDLETELDKSVELHEAQLNNEGVVQNGFKNIRFEDVSFHYHSDDGKGAFELGPLNLTIRSGETIFLIGGNGCGKTTLLKLLTMLYFPKKGKVFVDSKQIDKASILRYREMFSAIFSDFHLFHKLYGMEDIDPKKVDELLHFMEIDKKTEYRDGGFTDIDLSTGQRKRLAMIVALLENRSIYVFDEWAADQDPQYRKIFYEVILKDLKKKGKTVIAVSHDDRYYKYADRVIKMEYGTIVSDEKMKKK; from the coding sequence ATGAACGTTATCGATTTTGTGAAGAAGGAATCGAGCAAGCCGCTAAGGCCGATATTGGTTATGGCGACGATTGCCGGTATTTCGAACGCGATGGTATTAACGATTATCAATGCCGCCTCCAAGAAAATATCGGCTGACGAAGAGAGCACGCGACAATTGATTATGTTCATTGTCGTGATCATTCTCTATGTAATCGCGCAAAAGTACAATATGACGAATGGTATCGCATTCATTGAAGATATCATTCATAATATAAGAACGCGGCTGGCTGACAAAGTACGTCGGGCAGATCTCTTGAAGCTTGAACAAATCGGCGCAGCGGAAATTTACAACCGTCTGACAAAGGAATCAAATGTGATCTCGGACTTTGCCCTTCCGATCGTCTCGACCATACAATCTGCTGTCATGTTGATTGTCGTGCTGTTTTATATTCTGACACTCTCGCCGATTGCATTTTTCATTGTCGTCATTTTTTGTACGATAGCGATTTCCATCTATTTGGTTCGTGCAAAACGCGTCGGTCCTTTGCTTGTTGAAACGAATAAAACAGAGATCGGCTTCTTTAAAGCCCTCACCGATATTCTCGAAGGGATGAAAGAGGTGAAACTGCGTACAAGCAGGAGCAACGCACTGGCAGCTTTCATAAAGAAGATCTCTGAGGAAGTAAAAAATCTCAAGACATTGATTGGTGGTAAATACGCCGAGAATATCATTTTTCCACAAACATCGTTTATGATTCTCTTGGGTGCAATCGTCTTCGTTCTGCCGCGATTCAGCGAGTCATACCGTGATGTGGTATCCGATATCACGGTTGCGATTTTATTCATCATCGGTCCGGTCTATAACCTCGTGGGCTTAATGCCTTTGCTTGATAAAGTTCGGATGGCAATCGGTTATATCTACGATCTGGAAACAGAATTAGACAAGTCAGTGGAGTTGCATGAAGCACAGTTGAACAACGAAGGAGTTGTGCAAAACGGTTTCAAGAACATCCGATTCGAGGATGTTTCGTTCCACTACCATAGCGATGATGGAAAAGGGGCGTTTGAGCTTGGTCCTCTTAATCTTACAATTCGATCTGGCGAAACAATATTCCTGATCGGCGGCAACGGCTGCGGTAAAACAACATTATTGAAGCTGCTGACAATGCTGTACTTCCCGAAGAAAGGAAAAGTGTTCGTTGATAGCAAACAAATCGACAAGGCAAGCATCTTACGTTATCGTGAAATGTTTTCCGCTATTTTCTCTGACTTCCACCTTTTCCATAAATTGTATGGGATGGAAGATATCGATCCAAAAAAGGTCGATGAATTGTTGCACTTTATGGAAATCGACAAGAAGACAGAATATCGGGATGGGGGCTTTACTGACATTGATCTTTCCACAGGTCAACGAAAGCGCCTTGCGATGATCGTTGCACTGCTCGAGAACCGGTCGATCTATGTGTTCGATGAATGGGCGGCGGACCAGGATCCACAATATCGAAAGATTTTCTATGAAGTGATTTTAAAAGATCTGAAGAAAAAAGGAAAAACAGTCATCGCTGTCAGTCATGATGATCGATATTATAAATATGCCGATCGTGTTATTAAGATGGAATATGGAACCATCGTGAGCGACGAGAAGATGAAGAAAAAATAA
- a CDS encoding MFS transporter, whose amino-acid sequence MTTEDSKTESNTVTIEEYPQRRFKFFVLFFLYVASFVPTFFFPIVFPVMLRQSGAPLERIGLFGIFTIPMVLKFLWAPYVDAYGHNKFGHYKTWLIASQLFCACVGCIIAFLNFSDQFWWIIGFGLLYVTSVSTQWIATNGLAVRCLNESERPRGNSLATMGMAIGTITGGSMVMLVGRIGYTTTMLLTLSLLIVSSILLLFFKEPPTSVVPSKVNIMSSFKTLKSKPLRRWLLLINLCVIGDSMINAMVRPLLVDRGLSIDSIGFLLGTIRPLFGTIGAALCPPILKLLTQKSNLVVFGLINTLAVGLFLLPALNLTTVNSLFIICAIVGITNSFKWTLIYSIFMDFSRKAYAATDFAVQVSMLSIGISFYEILSGVIASSFGYASLFTLSIVLDVIGILLVGFFFQGANAQEKIKTESTVAAFSEV is encoded by the coding sequence TTGACAACCGAAGATTCCAAGACTGAATCGAATACTGTAACAATAGAAGAGTATCCACAAAGACGATTTAAGTTCTTCGTTCTTTTCTTTCTCTATGTTGCATCGTTCGTCCCAACTTTCTTTTTCCCGATTGTATTCCCGGTTATGCTTCGTCAAAGCGGAGCGCCGTTGGAGCGGATCGGACTGTTTGGAATTTTCACTATTCCAATGGTATTGAAATTTCTCTGGGCTCCGTATGTCGATGCTTATGGGCATAATAAATTCGGACATTACAAAACCTGGCTGATTGCTTCGCAGCTTTTTTGTGCATGCGTTGGATGTATCATCGCTTTCCTGAACTTTTCTGATCAATTCTGGTGGATCATAGGTTTTGGTCTTCTCTACGTGACGTCGGTTTCGACCCAATGGATTGCAACGAATGGTCTCGCAGTGCGGTGTTTGAATGAGTCCGAGCGTCCGAGGGGAAACAGCCTTGCGACGATGGGAATGGCTATCGGCACTATTACGGGTGGGAGTATGGTCATGCTTGTTGGGAGGATCGGGTACACCACCACGATGCTGCTCACGCTCTCTTTGCTCATTGTTTCAAGCATCCTGTTGCTGTTCTTCAAAGAACCACCGACCTCCGTTGTACCGTCCAAAGTCAATATAATGAGCAGCTTTAAAACGTTAAAATCGAAGCCATTGCGCCGCTGGCTTTTACTCATTAACCTTTGTGTCATCGGCGATTCAATGATCAATGCGATGGTGCGTCCGCTGCTTGTAGATAGAGGACTCTCGATCGATTCAATAGGCTTTTTACTCGGAACTATCCGCCCGCTTTTTGGAACTATTGGTGCGGCATTATGTCCGCCGATTTTAAAATTGTTAACGCAGAAATCGAACCTTGTCGTATTCGGTTTGATTAACACTCTCGCAGTTGGATTATTTCTTCTCCCTGCTTTAAACTTGACAACGGTCAATTCACTCTTTATCATATGTGCTATAGTTGGTATAACAAATAGTTTTAAGTGGACGTTAATCTATTCTATCTTTATGGATTTTTCACGCAAAGCATATGCGGCAACTGATTTCGCTGTTCAAGTCTCTATGCTCTCTATCGGAATCTCTTTTTATGAAATTCTAAGCGGAGTGATTGCATCTTCCTTTGGGTATGCATCACTCTTTACTTTAAGTATTGTTTTGGACGTTATTGGCATACTCCTGGTTGGCTTCTTCTTCCAAGGTGCAAATGCGCAGGAAAAGATAAAAACTGAGAGTACCGTTGCAGCTTTTTCAGAGGTATAA
- a CDS encoding TonB-dependent receptor: MNFNRRKNFILFACILTSIFSPCLFSQSGSISGKIVNSDDQAPLSNVNVILLDKSVKTSTNSEGMYELANIPAGVYTLQASCVGFKKVRLSATVADSKVILDIQLKLEPIGMNEVVISGYRESYTTGDNYSASRINAPMMTLPLSTGQVTNKLLADQNVINVNDALKNVSGVVSEFGGPHPLIVNIRGFNASIFKDGFRVGGCNNMSPGGDDLPISVVAVDRIEVLKGPSAILYGRGEPGGIVNFISKQPQMEPRYNIETMAGSFQQYRIGGSATGPLLNESISYRLDGSYEKSNSYRDLVKMNTYFVKPSFAINVTEKTKVYVAGEISRSEFTPDRGVLMLPSMDSNGKLTASLAPISSRSYNFGEENDKTNQKQQRANVEVEHSITPDWTVRVAANYEHADQQSTYVWDWYYTYNGAIPPGFPPVDQNGNPTFPPNWTVRPINTIDSKRSDVGGRIENYLRVSHSLFGTDVVHGILAVVDFLEIDTKYYLDYNPFGILDPFTGNRIQMTVPIYPHEEMLANSKDYGIAVQDLITIDKRWHVLLGGRLERNTVDATQLAAFNPIANTTYNKSSGFAPRLGVLYQLQDNISLFASYMGSYQSPGADYGLWDIPADLKPERAYQTEAGAKFEMFDKRILLTTSVFMIDKYDVISSERNPAGVSPYLLYFNIGKEDAQGLDVDIVGEVTTNLRISAAFNTQTMKFTSPKKMIVDGKMRYGTPTYSGNVWAVYEFTEGLFHGLGIGGGASTRSSVFVNDANEAEVPAYTTVDAIAYYQYANLRFQLNLYNITNELAYTVSNIGGFGDPTYPFLVMPIAPFRMNFTVRYEY, from the coding sequence ATGAACTTCAACCGCAGAAAAAATTTTATATTGTTCGCATGTATTCTCACATCAATATTCTCTCCCTGTCTTTTTTCGCAATCCGGCAGCATCTCCGGAAAAATTGTTAACTCTGATGATCAAGCACCTCTCTCAAATGTAAATGTCATTTTGCTCGACAAATCAGTCAAGACATCGACGAACTCTGAAGGAATGTATGAACTTGCTAATATTCCTGCAGGAGTTTACACGCTGCAAGCAAGTTGCGTCGGATTCAAAAAGGTCCGATTATCTGCGACAGTCGCTGATTCAAAAGTAATCCTGGATATTCAGCTTAAGCTCGAACCGATTGGCATGAACGAAGTGGTTATCTCTGGTTATAGGGAAAGCTATACAACAGGTGATAATTATTCAGCCTCTCGTATTAATGCTCCCATGATGACACTGCCGTTGAGCACAGGACAGGTCACGAACAAGCTTCTCGCAGATCAGAATGTTATTAATGTGAACGATGCATTGAAAAACGTAAGTGGAGTAGTGTCAGAGTTCGGCGGACCTCATCCACTGATCGTCAACATACGGGGTTTTAACGCTTCAATTTTCAAAGACGGATTCAGAGTCGGTGGATGCAATAACATGTCCCCTGGTGGTGACGATCTTCCGATCAGTGTCGTCGCCGTGGATCGCATCGAGGTACTCAAAGGTCCGTCGGCAATTCTGTATGGAAGAGGAGAACCCGGCGGGATCGTGAACTTTATTTCGAAGCAGCCTCAGATGGAACCGAGATATAACATTGAAACCATGGCGGGCAGCTTTCAGCAATACCGTATTGGTGGTTCGGCTACCGGGCCTCTGTTGAATGAATCCATTTCCTATCGTTTGGACGGTTCGTACGAAAAGAGTAATAGCTATCGGGATCTCGTGAAGATGAACACATATTTTGTTAAACCATCATTTGCGATCAATGTAACAGAAAAAACAAAAGTGTATGTGGCGGGCGAGATCTCACGTTCAGAATTCACGCCGGATCGCGGTGTTTTGATGCTTCCCTCTATGGATTCGAATGGTAAACTAACAGCATCTCTTGCTCCAATCTCCAGCCGCTCTTATAATTTTGGCGAGGAAAACGATAAGACAAATCAGAAACAGCAACGCGCTAACGTCGAAGTTGAACACTCGATTACTCCGGATTGGACTGTGCGAGTTGCGGCGAACTACGAACACGCTGACCAACAGTCCACATATGTATGGGATTGGTATTATACATACAACGGTGCAATTCCTCCAGGATTTCCACCTGTCGACCAGAATGGAAATCCAACTTTCCCACCGAACTGGACAGTCCGACCGATCAATACGATAGATTCCAAACGCTCTGATGTGGGAGGGAGAATTGAAAATTATCTTCGCGTGAGTCATTCATTATTTGGAACAGATGTCGTTCATGGAATTCTCGCTGTCGTAGACTTTCTCGAAATCGATACAAAATACTATTTGGACTATAATCCTTTTGGAATTCTCGATCCGTTCACTGGCAATAGAATACAAATGACAGTCCCGATCTATCCGCATGAAGAAATGCTTGCGAATTCCAAAGATTATGGTATCGCCGTACAGGATTTAATTACCATCGACAAACGCTGGCATGTTTTACTCGGCGGCAGGTTGGAAAGGAATACGGTCGATGCCACTCAATTAGCCGCATTCAATCCAATTGCCAATACTACTTATAATAAATCATCGGGTTTTGCACCGCGTCTCGGAGTCCTGTATCAATTACAGGATAACATATCACTTTTCGCAAGTTACATGGGAAGTTATCAATCGCCGGGCGCTGACTATGGTTTGTGGGATATCCCGGCAGACCTAAAACCGGAACGCGCGTATCAGACTGAGGCGGGAGCAAAGTTTGAAATGTTCGACAAACGTATCCTTCTAACCACTTCGGTCTTTATGATTGACAAATATGACGTCATTTCTTCGGAGAGAAATCCAGCAGGAGTTTCTCCATATCTGCTGTACTTTAATATCGGGAAAGAAGATGCACAAGGATTGGATGTTGATATCGTCGGTGAAGTGACGACGAACCTGCGGATATCTGCTGCATTCAATACGCAGACGATGAAATTTACAAGTCCTAAAAAAATGATTGTTGATGGTAAAATGCGTTACGGTACTCCGACATACAGCGGTAATGTATGGGCTGTTTATGAATTTACCGAGGGTTTGTTCCATGGTCTTGGAATAGGAGGAGGTGCTTCAACAAGAAGTTCTGTTTTTGTAAACGATGCCAACGAAGCAGAGGTTCCGGCATACACAACGGTCGATGCAATCGCTTATTATCAATATGCGAATCTTCGCTTTCAATTGAATCTATATAATATTACAAATGAACTGGCTTATACTGTCTCCAATATTGGAGGGTTCGGCGATCCGACATATCCGTTCCTTGTGATGCCAATAGCGCCGTTTCGGATGAACTTTACTGTACGGTATGAATATTGA
- a CDS encoding serine hydrolase codes for MNELIQAIDNLTKETYKPSEPGAAIILAKDGKIVFRKGLGMANLEFMIPIEPDMVFRLGSITKQFTAVAILMLAERGRLNIDDSVDKFLPEYPMHDHTITIEHLLTHTSGIKSYTNMQDWPSLCRNDYSVEGLIAFFKEQPIQFAPGTRWAYNNSGYILLGAIIEKVTGQTYEQFIQQNIFNPLGMIHSFYDSPIRVIQRRVAGYNKGPEGYTNAMYLSMTQPYSAGALASTVDDLVIWDSALYTEQLLSQESLQQAFTPHQFADGSSTAYGYGWKISKYEGHRLVEHDGDIQGFKTHAIRMPDDHVFVAILSNNGGTNPEQLAFEIAALAIDRPYTEPPSIELNPGVLTQYQGVYQINGTEEGHIVCEDSKLFSQHGQNPRVELVPFSSTEFYFKDNSCNRLSFIESDGIIIGIKMHGRTGIPLIAKKIAIPAINAV; via the coding sequence GTGAACGAATTGATCCAAGCTATAGATAACTTGACGAAAGAAACATACAAGCCTTCTGAACCTGGTGCGGCAATTATTTTAGCTAAAGATGGGAAGATTGTTTTCCGCAAAGGTCTCGGTATGGCTAATCTTGAATTTATGATTCCAATTGAACCCGATATGGTTTTCCGCTTGGGATCGATCACAAAACAATTCACTGCTGTTGCAATACTCATGCTTGCAGAACGAGGCAGGCTGAATATCGACGATTCAGTTGATAAGTTCCTGCCAGAGTACCCCATGCATGACCACACAATAACCATAGAGCATCTTCTGACCCATACTTCTGGAATCAAAAGCTATACAAATATGCAAGATTGGCCATCGTTATGTAGAAATGATTACTCCGTAGAGGGATTGATCGCCTTTTTTAAGGAACAACCTATTCAGTTCGCTCCTGGAACACGCTGGGCTTACAACAATTCAGGATATATTCTTTTAGGGGCAATCATTGAGAAAGTAACGGGGCAAACATACGAACAATTTATTCAACAAAATATTTTCAATCCTTTAGGAATGATTCATTCTTTCTATGACAGTCCCATCAGAGTTATACAACGCCGCGTTGCTGGCTACAACAAAGGTCCTGAAGGTTATACAAACGCAATGTATTTAAGTATGACGCAACCATATTCAGCAGGAGCATTGGCATCTACAGTAGACGATTTAGTTATTTGGGATTCGGCTCTCTATACAGAACAATTACTCAGTCAAGAATCTCTTCAACAGGCTTTTACTCCGCATCAATTTGCAGATGGTTCTTCTACTGCATACGGTTATGGATGGAAAATTTCAAAATATGAAGGACATCGATTGGTAGAGCACGATGGTGATATCCAAGGTTTTAAGACTCACGCGATTCGAATGCCTGACGACCATGTCTTTGTTGCCATTCTCTCCAACAACGGAGGAACAAATCCAGAACAATTAGCATTTGAAATCGCAGCATTAGCTATTGACCGACCTTATACAGAACCACCATCTATCGAACTAAACCCTGGAGTTTTGACTCAGTATCAAGGTGTCTATCAAATCAATGGAACCGAGGAAGGACACATTGTCTGTGAAGACAGCAAGTTGTTTTCACAGCATGGACAAAATCCACGAGTGGAACTTGTACCGTTTTCATCTACAGAATTTTACTTCAAGGATAATTCATGCAACCGACTTTCCTTTATTGAATCAGATGGCATAATTATCGGAATAAAAATGCATGGACGTACTGGTATACCATTAATCGCAAAGAAGATTGCAATTCCAGCGATAAACGCGGTATAA
- a CDS encoding DUF5009 domain-containing protein, which translates to MSNESSSTQQRLRSLDVFRGATIAGMMLVNNPGDWGHIYAPWEHAKWNGWTYTDTIFPFFLWIVGVAMMFSFAKRIERGDDKGKLAMHLLFRSVIIFTLGLLIECFPFGFVFGEPFSFSTIRIPGVLQRIAICYFASGLLVLNFSMRVQVAVTFSLLTLYWVLVKTIFIPGYGVGVWLPKGNLAWYIDSHLLKGHTWDGAPIPGFDPEGILSTIPAIATSMLGVFTGMFLCSERSKEEKVTWMFVSGNILLLTGLVLDNWLPINKNMWTSSYVLFMAGLALNVFSCCYWIIEVKGKTWWIKPFAIYGQNAISVYVLSMLIAKTISLVTITRPDGHAISLQEWYYEKLFLPWGDPFAASFAHSLVFILLMYGIAYLMHRMKWIVKV; encoded by the coding sequence ATGTCAAATGAATCTTCATCGACTCAGCAGCGATTACGTTCACTTGATGTTTTTCGAGGCGCTACTATTGCCGGAATGATGCTTGTCAACAATCCTGGTGATTGGGGTCATATCTATGCTCCTTGGGAGCACGCTAAATGGAATGGATGGACATATACTGATACTATTTTCCCATTCTTTCTTTGGATCGTTGGTGTCGCCATGATGTTTTCCTTTGCCAAGCGGATTGAACGAGGTGATGACAAAGGTAAACTTGCAATGCATCTGTTGTTCCGTTCCGTCATCATCTTTACTCTCGGTTTATTAATCGAGTGTTTTCCTTTTGGATTTGTATTTGGGGAACCTTTTTCGTTCAGTACTATCCGCATTCCTGGCGTTCTCCAACGTATTGCAATATGTTACTTTGCAAGTGGCCTACTTGTTCTGAATTTTTCGATGCGTGTGCAGGTCGCTGTAACATTTTCTCTACTGACATTGTACTGGGTACTCGTAAAAACGATCTTTATTCCCGGTTATGGTGTTGGCGTCTGGTTACCAAAAGGCAATCTTGCATGGTACATTGATTCACATCTCTTGAAGGGTCATACATGGGATGGAGCTCCCATTCCGGGATTTGATCCAGAAGGAATTCTTAGTACGATTCCTGCCATTGCAACTTCAATGTTGGGTGTCTTTACCGGAATGTTTCTCTGTTCAGAACGCTCAAAGGAAGAAAAAGTGACTTGGATGTTTGTGAGCGGCAATATTTTGCTTCTAACTGGTTTGGTGCTGGATAATTGGTTGCCCATTAATAAGAATATGTGGACCAGCTCGTACGTCTTGTTTATGGCCGGGCTTGCTCTGAACGTCTTCAGTTGTTGCTATTGGATCATCGAAGTGAAAGGCAAAACATGGTGGATAAAGCCGTTTGCCATATATGGACAGAATGCAATTTCAGTTTATGTGCTTTCCATGCTAATTGCAAAAACGATATCCCTTGTCACCATCACAAGACCTGATGGACATGCAATCAGCTTGCAAGAGTGGTATTATGAAAAACTATTTCTGCCATGGGGCGATCCTTTTGCCGCCTCCTTTGCCCACTCACTTGTTTTTATATTACTTATGTATGGTATTGCTTACTTAATGCATAGAATGAAGTGGATAGTAAAAGTATAA